In one window of Nocardia brasiliensis DNA:
- a CDS encoding TetR/AcrR family transcriptional regulator: MVEAGTSRRARLRAQAATEIKAIALRLLAEGGPDAVSLRAIAREMGMTAGAIYGYYATRDDLISTLIADVYTSLVDQVEAARDAVPGADPAGRIIAWGETVRAWAIAHPAEFRLIYGDPVAGYQPPPGGPATAVELRACTGLVGLAAAAWPSAATRQTVGDEAWSDFDAGLVDHVRNDFPDLPAAALSLALRMWGRMHGLIALEVYGHLVPQAQDPAKLYHAEMLDLVRSLGLQPR; the protein is encoded by the coding sequence GTGGTCGAAGCGGGCACGAGCCGCAGAGCGCGGTTGCGCGCGCAAGCTGCCACGGAAATCAAGGCAATCGCCTTGCGATTGCTCGCCGAGGGCGGTCCGGACGCGGTCTCGCTGCGCGCGATCGCGCGCGAGATGGGCATGACCGCGGGCGCGATCTACGGCTACTACGCCACCCGCGACGACCTGATCTCCACCCTGATCGCCGACGTCTATACCTCGCTGGTCGACCAGGTCGAGGCGGCCCGCGACGCCGTCCCCGGCGCCGACCCGGCGGGCCGCATCATCGCGTGGGGTGAGACGGTGCGCGCGTGGGCGATCGCGCACCCCGCCGAATTCCGGCTGATCTACGGCGATCCGGTGGCGGGGTACCAGCCGCCGCCGGGTGGTCCCGCGACGGCGGTTGAATTGCGGGCCTGCACCGGCCTCGTCGGCTTGGCGGCGGCCGCCTGGCCGAGCGCGGCCACGCGGCAGACGGTCGGTGACGAAGCCTGGTCCGACTTCGACGCGGGCCTGGTCGACCACGTGCGCAACGACTTTCCCGACCTGCCGGCTGCCGCGCTGAGCCTGGCGCTGCGCATGTGGGGCCGGATGCACGGACTGATCGCGCTCGAGGTCTACGGGCATCTGGTGCCGCAGGCGCAGGACCCCGCGAAGCTCTATCACGCCGAAATGCTGGACCTGGTCCGCTCGCTCGGGCTCCAGCCGAGATGA